The Coffea arabica cultivar ET-39 chromosome 6e, Coffea Arabica ET-39 HiFi, whole genome shotgun sequence genome contains the following window.
AAGGTTTGTACCGTATATCTGGTACCATGCATTTTAAGGTCGTTTCTGTTGAAAGCATATTTGTAATTGCAAGCTCTTTCTAATTCAATGTGCAGGTTGCGCTCAAGAATGGATATACCAAAATTTTGCTAGGCACATGCACCTCTAGGATAGCTTGTCATGTCCTTGAAGCAACTGTTAAGGTGTGTTTTCAGGTTCCCAAATAGGAAAGTGAAAACAAAATGCTACGTAAAAGTGTACCATGATTCTTTTTACTACCCATTTGGATGATTGGTCTTAGTTGCTACAAGATAaagcaaatttagttttcaacttgTGACTTGGAATCTTGTTTAGTGTACTGTGTATTTTGTACTTTTTTTAGTTGGGAATATGATTCTGAAAAATCCCAAACCTTGGCTACTTTTAATCAGATGCTTTTAGGATTCAGGAAAAGAACACAgagagggagggggagggggggagCACGCTAAGAGTAATTTATTGTCAACACTACCATTTAGAGCTACTAGTTGTTTATGAAAAAGTTTTGGTGTTGGAAGCTCCTATAATGGTTTTCCTTGTCTCTCCAGGGCCAAGGTTACTCTTTGGCTGCAGATATCCAATATGTCGATGCAAGGTGGGAGATACCTGTTATACTTCCTCTGCGTGATTGTCTTGCTCAAGAGCTGAATATAATGTGCAGCCTTGACAGGTTTGTTACAGGCACTCTGGCTTCTCCTCCCTGTCCGCTTTTTTTCTCCCTGGTGTAATAATTGAATCTGACTTCAAATAATACTTTTCCAAACCttttatttttgtcattaatttCAAATTATTACCATGATGGTACTGATGTCAATTTGGCAGGGCAGTTTGAAGACTGtagaagttcataatgatcatcATTCTGGCATCAATGCCTTGATTACTTCATTTGTCAAACTGCTTCAGGTGAATCTATTGATTGATTTGTTTTGGTTTTGAGCTGGTTCTTACACATACTATGACTAGAATTTAAGAGAATGAATTGTTTCTGATGGTCATTTGAGTTGGGCTCTTGCTCTTCAATGTCCAACAGAACACCTATACGGCATTGAATAGCTGTTCAAGGTGGCTTATTGTAGCTAATCTACCTTGAAGCTGATTAGGCTTTCCATTTCAGGAAGAAAATCCTTCTCGAGAAAGTACTATCGTTAGGACAGCAGGAAAGCTTACGCCATTCCATTTCAATAGAATGCCAGAGCCAGATGACTGCAATATGCAATTGGCATCGCAAAGGCGGCAGAAAaagtacaatttgaaacctAATGAATCTCTTCCTCCGGAGTCATTCTGCAGAATTTGCAATAGTCCACTCAAGAAATCTGATGTCAAAAGTTACAAATTGGAGAATCAAATAATGTCAGCAGAAGATATTAGTAACGGATGCTGCACAAGTTGCCAGTTTCAAATTCTTCCAAAGGATATTTCTCTGCTGGAGCACTTTTATTCACTTCTACCACAACAAATGGTTGCTCGAGGTGAATATAGCTGCCTTGGTGAAGATAGGTGGCTAAGGTGAGAAATTATCTGCCTTTATCATCTGAAATGAGCAATATTCTTTAGCACATGTGACATGAACTGTTAACCTTTACTTTATCTTGTTATGCGGTGTCAAAGACTTAGTATGTGATCCTAAAATTGCATTTGTTTTGCATCACTTTGGCTATTGTAAATGTTAAGGGACAAGGATGAAAAGTTTCTGACTTTCTACAGATGAACGCTTCTCATCTGCTTTTCTTTACTGCAAACAGTGTTTGAACAGTTGATAGTGTAGATCAAAAAATTGTAATCCTAATGTCGAAAAGGATGACATTTGGATGCTATCCACAATACAGTGACAAAGTCTAAATGGACATCTAAATAAAAGCAGACAGATTAATTTTGCCCTGTGCTTTTGATGGGTGATCAGCGTGCATCCTTTGCTATCTTGGAAACTTTCTTCTGCATTGTTGTTATTTGGATCTTATAATTTAGCTAAAAAGAGCTATGTGCATGTTACTGCTATTGCTTCTCATATCTgctatatatatttaattttgcAGGGAGCAGATACAAGATTGTCTGCTTTCAGACACTGAGGATGGAACCTGATCCTAGGGTATCATGATGGTCTTCTCAGACAAATGAGTTGCAACAGATTGGATTCGCCATGCCAGATTGCTTGTATGCTTTACCCTGTTGAATCACGTCCTTCAATTGGGCAGATTAAAGGGAGATGGTGACACGAAGCAGGAGCTGGgcattgagttgaaatttttttccttttgatccTCAAAATTTGTGGGCATCTTGTTTGACATCTCAGCTTATAGTAAAGTGAGGAATTACCAGGCGCTTTGCATCTCTCTCCAGGTCCCTTTTTCTCGGGATCTTAATTGGGTTTTTTCTCCTACATGGTTTTGCTTTGCCATTGCTAGAAGACATTGGCTCATTCTTTATACGTCCTTATGTGCACATCGCGAGAAACCTGTAAATTGAAACTTTATTATTGTCTGAATTATTGGAGAACATGTCTGATGCTAAACAGCTCAAATTTTGATGTCATAAtagtttttgaataaattgccaAATTTTTGCTTCTCAATTCAATATTGCATTTGGACTTGAAAtgggtaattttgttatttttcgtAAAAATTGCTCTAGCATTAAAATATGAGCTATGTGACAATATCATTCACAAGCAACTGTTTTTCAGACCAAATAGTTCCTACAAATCAATACAGATCAGCATCCCTTGAGAAGTTTGTGTGTGTACCAGTAGGCTCGTGCAAAAAATGGGAAGCCAACACGATGCTTAAATAACATGCTCATAAGTTTCCTCTATTACAAATACCTACCTTATTTTGCACTAGTGAGAGGGTGGGTAAGCATTCTTGATCAGCAGAGTGATAGTCTGTATCACATTCTGGCAAGCAGAAATCCATTGGGGAAATTATAGCACTTCGCCCATTACCTTTTTCTTGccgtttcttccttttctttttgataaAACATTCATCTCTTAGCATCAGTAGAGAAGCTCGAAAGTGACGAGATACGGGGAAAATGAGTTCCTTCAAAAATGAGTTCACCCTCCACCAGACGATTATTAGCGGACACAACCCTAAAGTATAGTACGATCTTACTCTTCATGCATGCATCGCAAATACTGCATCATTGCAAGAGACTGAATTTGTACAAAGACACAACTCAACAAATGGGGACGATTTGAGCCAATCATCAGGAGATCAGTGAAAAGAACTCCTCAAGTTGGCCTTCACTCGCTACAATGCCAAATCTTTGGTTGATAACAGCATTAACTGAATCAGCTTCGACATTTTCCAACACCTCCACAGCTGAAAAGTTTATGTAGTCGTTCAGGTTGTGCACAGTTCCATCTGCACAACCAAAAATATTGACTGATTTTCTAGGACAAATGATCTACCGTAAATGCTACGATGTGTCCTAGAAGCATCTTATCCTTCTGCCATTGAATTAGATGAGGCTGGCTTTCTATTGTCTGTTTAATCAATTAGTTATCAAATTATTGTTAGTACCACAGGCCTGGAATGCTTTGGTTCAAAAAATTACCTTCAGCTACAATGGCCTGATAACGAGGTGGCTCAGAAATCCAATTTCCCGCAGAATCTTTCATGTGTCTTCTGTCAGACGCAAAATATTTGAGGAGAACTGGTGCATGTACAATCCGGAAAAgcctgaaatttgaaaattcccCTCTAATAATTTAGCATAATGTTGGTTAGAATTCAAGGCATACATTGAGTCAACTAAAGTAAGAGAGAAATGCCCACATTTTGGTGCTCGCCATTTTTCAAGCTTGGGAGTTTGGGGGAGTTGGGTTAGGGGTTAGGCAATAGCATTAGAAATACTTCTCAATGCACTTAGCTGCTAAAGATATAGATATCATTATCCCATTCACGGAGTTTCTGCTGGAAGGATTACTGTTGTAAACAAGCATGAGGAAATCTAAAAATATGACACAGTGAAATCAACTAATAACCATGCTAGCATATTTTCTTAAAGTGCAGAGAGACTGCCTGATATAGTGTTAAGttaaaaatatagtttaattgaAAGTGAAACATATGAAACAAGACTATTTCCTACAAAGCACTGCTACATATATTTGTTACCTAGAACATGCACCAAATTCTACATTTAGCTTGCTTATTGCGAACAGATATAAGCTTCCAAAGGAAACAAGCAATCATGATGAAACATTGTACCCTCCATTGCCATCCCCAGGGTCTTTAGCTGGTACCATGTGATAGTAAAATAGCTacttaccaaataaatcactaGATCATCTAGATTAACATTCACCCCACACGTATGTCCCAATAACAAATTTAACAGAGCACTCAGAGTCATTTATTTACCTCTGAAACTCTGAGAATAGTTTGAAAGATGGACGGAAAGTTTCAGCAACATAAGAAGCCAGACGAGATGGAAAGGGAAGAGTTGAATCTAAGTCCCACACCATATGAGAGGAGCttccatcttttcttttctgcagTCAGACACTACAATATCATATCTTCATTAAGAGGAGAGATAAATAAGTTCCTCATAACTAAATTCTTCACTAGTACAATTTAGACCAGAATGACCCAACCACTGTCAAGATAAAGTGATAACATCCACTCACCTGTACACAAATAACATGATAATCCCACAAAACAACCCCATCTGCTCTCTGGCTTGCTTTCTGATGCCACAGTGGAATCTGCAAAAGAGTCATCACTCATCAGATGAGCTGGTCTGATAAAATTAGTAATTATGCACGCCATTCATGaaataaaattgaatttttggaccaatccaaaaaatttttaaaaaaagccaTAATTTCCAATGGCATAGTATATTTGTAAACTTGGCTTATACTAGTGTTGTGCAGGGACTTGGCCATGTTATTGCCATTGCAAAATATAATCCATGAATCTCCAGTCTAAATCTCACGCTAGTTTATATCCTAAAATTTTTCCTTCCATGCCATCGTCATAATTGGGCGCACCTAGCATCACAACTTCTTTAGTAAAACAAGCACTACAAGAGATGGATCAACCAATCCGAGAAACTCAACTCAAGTAATTACTAATTATCCGTTAACTGTTGCAATTCATACTATTCCCTTCACTTAATCTTAATATCTGTCCTACAGAAAAGATTGAAATATAACAGAGCAGAAGAGGAGAAGAACAGTGCTTATATCATATATGAAATTGGTACTAAGGGTCCAAATGCAATGGATTCATTAGGTATCAACAAACTTGGGGAACACAATCTAACAAGGTTATAAAATCAACTTAAAAACATGCCTGCTGCTTCTCGTTggaaataaaaacaacaaataaatctGAACCATCAGAATCAGCAAGACCATTCGCACATAGCTTCTTGCATAGCAAGTATATGTTCTCCTCACTGTAAAAGTACGCAGCAGCAAAAGCTCTATTACAAAGAATTCAGTAAATGAAGTTTAAGCACAACATAAAACACCTATCTACCAATCCTTAGCAGAAACAATATATGTCCACAGACTACCTTCTCAAGATTCTtgttttgggaaaaagaaaagttaatACTCAACTTCTAACTTTTCTTTGATAACCATGTAGGTAGgacaaaaagtaaataaacaacGACTCTAGAAATGAAACATGATTATTACATATAACAAGCAAGCTGCATCAATGATGCTAAAGCAATTACATAGAAAACAAATCACTAACAAATCCTCACTACGTGTTTGTTAAAATGCCAGAAAGAGAATCACATTTTCTCTAGGCCAGCAAGAAACACCCACAGCCAAAATTTCCTAATTATCCAATCCTTGCGTAATACATCCAAAACCATCTCGGAGAACAGTTAATTAGCAGATATTTCCTCAGCAAGAATCATGACTTAATTGTTAAACAACGTGGTGGATACTTCATACTGATTAAAAAGGAAAAGCCagaacaactaaaacatatataaTACTGATCAGACCCATTAAATACACATAAATTATGCCTTTAAATCAAAAGGGCTTCCTCATAATGCAATAACATCTTGTTTTCTGAATCACAGAAACGTTTAGGTTCAAGCACCTTTATAATATCAAACATTTATGTTACATCAGGGCATGAGAGAGAAGAGGAGATGAACCAGTATTTAGGGGTGTGAAGAAACTGAGAAGCTTCTACAGGTCCTGTGACTGAAGATGCTTTCGACGATGATGATGGGGGTGCATCAAATTTTGAAGAAGTcgtcattttctttttccttccctttttttttaattttctgcaGTCTGGCTGAAGAACTCTGATGAACGCCGCAAAAGCGAAAATGGTATCAGTTGAAAGACGAGGAGGAAGGTGCTGCCTTCTGCCTGCTGCCTAGTGCGATGTATGGAGATTTTGTTTCActttaaaaaggaaaggaaaaaaaaaaaaaaaaaaagaagtgtgTGGGGGTGGGAAAAGTTCTGAACTCAAAGGCGCGGAAATACTATAGCCACGTGACCACGCTTCTGTGTCCAATTTATTCAAGATCATCCTCCTTACAATTCGCCGCAAGCTTTTAGTGAAAATTCCAATTGGGCTCTCAAGTCTCATAGATTTCTTGGCAATGGAGCTAGATAACCAAGCCACCGCTGCAGTCGAAGACCACCACCAACCGCGGCGGAGATTGTGCGAGAAAGGCTGCGAGAGGCCAATAAATGTCTGCCTCTGCGACACGATTCCCAAAAAACCCATCCCAACCCTCACGAAGATCGTGATTCTACACCACCCTCACGAGCAACGCCACAAGCTTGCCACCGTCCCCGTCTTAAAAAAATGCCTCGACAACTGTGAAGTTATAGTCGGAAGAAAGTTACGCTACGGCGACTCCGAGCTTCTCGATTCTCTACATGACTTTGCCGTTGAAAACCCTGATTTGCCGTTCCGAACAATTTACCTTTTTCCTGGTATGGGAATGTTCCCTGATTGCTCTTTTTATCACTCATTTCAGAATTAGTTTTTGTCATTGTACCTTGTGCTGTAAAGTTGCACCTCTTGGAATTTGCCtaatttttattgaatttttgTGCAAATAATTGAAATGGAATTTATGATTTATGCTTGTCCAAAATTGAATTGTGCAATTGCTAAAGAAAATGATGACATTCTAAATTGTTTTTGAATTTAGTTGTGTCAAACAATTGGTCCGCTGGCCAGCCCAATCGATGACCAAGGaatcaattttcaaaaaaaattttgccaatGAAGTTGTTAAATTAATATAATCATGTGCCAGaaatgttttaatttagtttggATCCTTGTTTGTTGCAATGAAAAGTGGAGATGAGTGTGAATTAGAGTTTCCAAGGACTGAGTTATAGTTTGTTTAGTAAATTGCTTCCTTTGTCGGGTAAAAATCATAACTTCGTTTTCAAATCAATTCTTTGAGATTGTGAAGCAAGTAATGATAGATTTAGCTTTTGCAATGTGGCGCATGAATCGGAAAAAAAATGAGGGTTGATTGagacaaaatatattttaggtgGACAAGCTTGCATGGCTGGGATATCAATTGCAGATTGAAGAAGTATTTGCTTTTTTAAGTTGATGGGATTCTGATTATCAACTCTTTTTTCCAGTTTTGGTTTTATACAGCATTTTAggtgaaaagaaataaaataagaaattgagATCAGGAAGGACACCATAAACGTAACTTTCATGGAGTACACTGAAAATTTTGTTACTACAGCTGAGTGACTGATTTGAGATGGAGATAGCATAGTTAGTACTCTTTCTAAATCAATGCTTCAAGCAGTTATTTATTCCGAAGTTAGGCATGCATCTGGGTAGATAACTTCCATGGATCTGATTTCCGAAGTTTCTaattaaattcaagtttttTGAGATAAGGGTCCGTCCGCCCAAACAAAATATAGGTTGGGGCATCCATCTGCAGATGTCTCCTCCACCAAGTGAGAAGGAAATATTTTAAGGTCTAGAAGCAAGGGACTGATTGGGGAAGGCAACCCAAGAGAAGAAGTGCACTCCTCCCAAGAAGAGGACTCAGAGAAGTCAGCGCCCAGAAAGTCGGTTTAGCCGCCTCGGGTTCCTGCAGATTAGATGTCTTTGATGCAAGTTGCACTTTTGACATTCACTTTCTTAGTTTAATTGGGTTGATGACCAACTTTGAGAAACTCAATGCGATGTCTTTTTTGATGGTTGTAGAAGGCAATAGATATTGATGCAAAAATTACCATACTGCTCTTCGGTATACATACATGGGTTTAGCACCAAGCGGTTTTGACCAGGGTAGGGGTACAAAGAACCCCTTCCGCCTCACCCTTCAGTGGGGGATCCTAATGATCCGACTTCCTTCATCAGTAGTAGGTAAACTATATGACGAAGCTATATGATGATCTTTGTGTAGAAAACAGAACAAGACTATTTTTGGTAGAAAGGTTTGAAATCTTTGTCAGAATTTTAATATGGTTTTATACCTTATTACTCCGGATGGATTATCAGAGTTTCTATCATTTACAACAAAAACtctgtgaaataaaaaaagtttAAGAATAAGATGCAGACCTGTAAGATTGGCTTCTTGACACTCTTTGATATATTACTGACTTATGCCTGAGACCATTATTTCGGTTCCCTTCTTCTTTCGCAATTGAATATATCAAATTCCATACAAACTTTAATTTGAGCTGTTAGCTTATAATGTTGTATCATTGATGTGATTTTTCAGGAAAAGATGCATTACCACTAGCGGAGTTTAAACTGCCAAATTCATCAGCAGGTGATTCTGACATGATTAACTGTGTTCTGGTGGTATTTGATGGAACCTGGAAGCACGCCAAGGAGATGTTGCATGCAAGTTTATCATTCTTGTCCAAGTTTGCCATTCAGGCTTGCCTGGACTATGATGATAGGATTGAGGGTGGGACAAtatttgaatcagatttgacTCTTAGGAAGGAACCTTTTAGTGGTTGCATGAGTACGATGGAGGCAGTTGCACGTTGTTTACGGCTTTTTGAGCCTAATGGACTTGAGATTGAATCAATTTTAACTGAAGTTTTGGGAGCTATGGTTAAATTTCAAGTTTCTTTCTTGAAGCCCGTGAAGCCAAGGCCAAAGGTACTTAAGAAGACTAAAGAAGATGATAAGAAAAGGAattgagtttcttgaatttgGCAGTTTTGAGTATCTGCAACTGATTTTCAAGAAGGTCTTGGCAGCAGCTTTGTAAAATGGCTTTCAGACATTTCACTGATGGTGCTTGGAAGCATTATTGGAGTGTGGTGCTTGATTTGTTATAGATTAAATATTTAGCTGCATTTTTTTGGATGATCGTATGGGGATTTTATTAATCTAAACTCCAAAGAAAACACTAAGTGGTCTCACTAGCTAAGAAGTGCATACAGGTTTATGATGGGGTTTCACATGAAGCAATCAGGTCTGAGTCAACTTTTGTTGAGGTTAAAAGAGCATAGATGAGTTCCTTCCTTATCCATCAAATGCCTCAAGCAGAAACAGTTCTTACTAGTTCAAAAAGGATGCAGCAAATAGACAATGACTTGCATGAATGGTTTGTGCAGGTCACTGCTGATTCATATTTGTTCTCCATTTTTATTGCGTTTAATTTTTTGGTTGTATGTCATGTTCTAGTACAGACTTGGGTCtcgattgatttttttttttttttttgtttgtggtTGCTGAGTATCCTTTTCTTCTTATTTGATAATTCCCTGCTGCTATATAGTCATCTTATTACTGTGTTGGTCATCAGAGGTGTTAGAGACTGATGCATAGCTTGTCTGCCAGTTTACCTTCTCTGATAGTTTTCAATACTTAGTATCACATTATAGCTACTAACTGGCATCATGGTGCCAGAAAACGATATATTGGTTATTTGGTCTCACAGCATGCATTGTTCATTTGTTTTTCCTCTTTAGATAAATTTGGTATATGCCCCTTTTTTTGGCCCATCTTTTCTAAACATTTGATGCCTAAAATGGTGTATCCTTGGTTGTTAGTTACCCAATTAAAGAAAGAGAACTTTTGTTAGTTTGCTCGGTTCCTCCATCCCACCATCCTTCTGTATAGTGCTGATGAAGGCATTGCTGCATTTAAATGTGATCCTTATGTGATTTTTGGTCTTTGTAGGTCTTTTCAatgttaaatttcttgttcagaGATGACATGCTGCAGATTATGATGTGTGCCATTGACTGGATTTTATTTTGCAGGAAAGACTTGTCTTTGGGCCTCCAATCACATAACCTATTTAACCTTCTGAACCGCAGAATGGAGATTCAGGAAGCATTATACTCAATCATGACTGTTTTATGTCACAGGATTGTGAGTGTTCTGC
Protein-coding sequences here:
- the LOC113694870 gene encoding cytoplasmic tRNA 2-thiolation protein 2 isoform X1, which encodes MACNSATCQSGGCYREDNGDRVDDPFPQPPPAVATESTQQPLSNGKNSDSAFCIKCKLKESMAAAFSSSSASAQVTGGGGGGGGASDSSRFCGDCFRSNLYGKFRLAVTSNALISPSDNVLVAFSGGPSSRVALQFVHEMQMKAQKNFDASRDRSLPVFGVGVAFIDESSSISIPAEKFSQAVEEMRLVVSNLAPPVKEFHVVSTESIYSSDSNNGRNRLKDLLNAVADVTGKEDLLVHLRMLALQKVALKNGYTKILLGTCTSRIACHVLEATVKGQGYSLAADIQYVDARWEIPVILPLRDCLAQELNIMCSLDSLKTVEVHNDHHSGINALITSFVKLLQEENPSRESTIVRTAGKLTPFHFNRMPEPDDCNMQLASQRRQKKYNLKPNESLPPESFCRICNSPLKKSDVKSYKLENQIMSAEDISNGCCTSCQFQILPKDISLLEHFYSLLPQQMVARGEYSCLGEDRWLREQIQDCLLSDTEDGT
- the LOC113694872 gene encoding protein N-terminal glutamine amidohydrolase — encoded protein: MTTSSKFDAPPSSSSKASSVTGPVEASQFLHTPKYCEENIYLLCKKLCANGLADSDGSDLFVVFISNEKQQIPLWHQKASQRADGVVLWDYHVICVQKRKDGSSSHMVWDLDSTLPFPSRLASYVAETFRPSFKLFSEFQRLFRIVHAPVLLKYFASDRRHMKDSAGNWISEPPRYQAIVAEDGTVHNLNDYINFSAVEVLENVEADSVNAVINQRFGIVASEGQLEEFFSLIS
- the LOC113694873 gene encoding tRNA-uridine aminocarboxypropyltransferase A; its protein translation is MELDNQATAAVEDHHQPRRRLCEKGCERPINVCLCDTIPKKPIPTLTKIVILHHPHEQRHKLATVPVLKKCLDNCEVIVGRKLRYGDSELLDSLHDFAVENPDLPFRTIYLFPGKDALPLAEFKLPNSSAGDSDMINCVLVVFDGTWKHAKEMLHASLSFLSKFAIQACLDYDDRIEGGTIFESDLTLRKEPFSGCMSTMEAVARCLRLFEPNGLEIESILTEVLGAMVKFQVSFLKPVKPRPKVLKKTKEDDKKRN